From a region of the Zerene cesonia ecotype Mississippi chromosome 11, Zerene_cesonia_1.1, whole genome shotgun sequence genome:
- the LOC119830317 gene encoding host cell factor-like isoform X2, with the protein MESESVLHGDVSDGAEMSPLVENQPETIGEIAENNITTEHSDAAQTTEDAATNGGPTSSSDLLDLEQGVEPAENEEHPVEEEGNEGHAEAEDEMDIDETTPGAVGDESAYIGDNCLSTPAATEDNSPQEENQLDTILKQDSLEGDPEGEAGEQQEESPDQSISSAMPVEGDGAPIIQDEESSTMDEDMGGGEGVASSDDVNDISSAAQDVLSTGISSSTTEGGADISSSGQGEAALISSTANGPAVLHSFSVLPQHPTNDFSDADTSEMEGAADTMPSVSESMPLLTMTANGSALLSPNLLQGEEGAGGGGVSSSVSERGAEGEAGGGDGAVSSSGAANGAPPIPPADAAHALATLASAALHHHQEQPEQEEQKQNDEDTWYTVGIVKGTTFTVHNYISDPNIDLSNLSLDSIPDLSDLATTPLEHGTAYKFRIAAINSCGKGDFSEEAAFKTCLPGFPGAPSAIKISKSVEGAHLSWEPPQVAAEGIFEYSVYLAVRSNTQQKEASKSQLAFVRVYCGKANTCVVPQSSLGAAHVDSSTKPAIIFRIAARNEKGYGPATQVRWLQDIKSTGVKRAGDSRLPGASPSKQPKQLLH; encoded by the exons atggagTCAGAATCAGTGCTACATGGTGATGTTTCTGATGGCGCGGAAATGTCTCCTTTGGTTGAAAATCAACCAGAAACAATTGGAGAGATTGCTGAAAATAACATCACAACTGAACACTCGGATGCGGCACAAACAACTGAGGATGCAG cAACAAATGGAGGACCAACTAGTAGCAGTGATCTGTTGGACTTAGAACAAGGTGTTGAACCAGCCGAAAATGAAGAGCATCCTGTCGAAGAAGAAGGCAATGAAG GTCATGCAGAAGCAGAAGATGAAATGGATATAGATGAAACAACACCCGGTGCAGTTGGAGATGAATCAGCATACATTGGAGACAACTGCTTATCAACTCCT GCTGCGACAGAAGACAATTCCCCTCAAGAAGAAAATCAGTTGGATACAATTTTGAAACAGGATAGTTTGGAGGGAGATCCAGAAGGGGAGGCTGGGGAACAGCAAGAGGAGTCCCCTGACCAGTCTATTAGTTCGGCCATGCCGGTTGAAGGTGATGGTGCACCTATAATTCAAGACG AGGAGTCTAGCACAATGGATGAAgacatgggtggtggtgaagGAGTAGcaagcagtgatgatgttaatGACATAAGCAGTGCAGCTCAAGATGTTCTCAGTACTGGTAttag CTCAAGTACAACAGAGGGTGGCGCAGATATATCAAGCAGTGGTCAAGGAGAAGCAGCATTAATTTCGTCCACTGCTAATGGACCCGCTGTGCTGCATTCCTTCTCTGTTCTGCCACAGCATCCAACCAATGA ttttagCGACGCGGACACTTCAGAAATGGAAGGTGCGGCTGATACTATGCCATCAGTGAGCGAGTCAATGCCATTATTGACTATGACTGCAAATGGATCTGCTTTGCTGTCACCTAATCTTTTACAag GCGAGGAGGGTgccggcggcggcggcgtgTCCTCGTCGGTGTCGGAGCGCGGCGCGGAGGGCGAGGCGGGCGGCGGCGACGGCGCGGTCAGCAGCTCCGGCGCGGCCAACGGCGCGCCGCCCATCCCGCCCGCCGACGCGGCGCACGCGCTTGCCACGCTCGCCAGCGCCGCGCTGCATCACCATCAGGAACAG CCAGAGCAGGAGGAACAGAAACAAAATGATGAAGATACATGGTACACTGTTGGAATTGTCAAAGGCACCACATTCACA GTACACAATTACATATCAGATCCAAACATTGATCTATCGAATCTCTCATTGGACAGTATACCAGACTTGAGTGATTTGGCAACAACACCCTTGGAGCATGGTACGGCCTACAAGTTTAGAATTGCCGCTATAAATTCATGTGGTAAAGGAGATTTCAGTGAg GAAGCAGCATTCAAAACCTGCCTGCCAGGCTTCCCCGGTGCACCGTCAGCGATCAAGATCTCCAAGTCCGTGGAGGGTGCGCACCTCTCGTGGGAGCCGCCGCAAGTCGCCGCGGAGGGCATATTTGAGTACTCCGTGTATCTTGCAGTGCGCTCTAATACACAGCAAAAG GAGGCGTCCAAGTCGCAGCTGGCGTTCGTGCGCGTGTACTGCGGCAAGGCGAACACGTGCGTGGTGCCGCAGTCGTCGCTGGGCGCCGCGCACGTCGACTCCTCCACCAAGCCGGCGATCATCTTCCGCATCGCCGCGCGCAACGAGAAGGGCTACGGGCCCGCCACGCAAGTCAGGTGGCTGCAGG ATATAAAATCGACAGGCGTAAAGCGAGCGGGCGACAGTCGATTACCGGGCGCTTCACCATCAAAGCAACCAAAACAGTTACTGCACTAA
- the LOC119830317 gene encoding host cell factor-like isoform X3 has translation MESESVLHGDVSDGAEMSPLVENQPETIGEIAENNITTEHSDAAQTTEDAATNGGPTSSSDLLDLEQGVEPAENEEHPVEEEGNEGHAEAEDEMDIDETTPGAVGDESAYIGDNCLSTPDSLEGDPEGEAGEQQEESPDQSISSAMPVEGDGAPIIQDEESSTMDEDMGGGEGVASSDDVNDISSAAQDVLSTGISSSTTEGGADISSSGQGEAALISSTANGPAVLHSFSVLPQHPTNDFSDADTSEMEGAADTMPSVSESMPLLTMTANGSALLSPNLLQGMYAGEEGAGGGGVSSSVSERGAEGEAGGGDGAVSSSGAANGAPPIPPADAAHALATLASAALHHHQEQPEQEEQKQNDEDTWYTVGIVKGTTFTVHNYISDPNIDLSNLSLDSIPDLSDLATTPLEHGTAYKFRIAAINSCGKGDFSEEAAFKTCLPGFPGAPSAIKISKSVEGAHLSWEPPQVAAEGIFEYSVYLAVRSNTQQKEASKSQLAFVRVYCGKANTCVVPQSSLGAAHVDSSTKPAIIFRIAARNEKGYGPATQVRWLQDIKSTGVKRAGDSRLPGASPSKQPKQLLH, from the exons atggagTCAGAATCAGTGCTACATGGTGATGTTTCTGATGGCGCGGAAATGTCTCCTTTGGTTGAAAATCAACCAGAAACAATTGGAGAGATTGCTGAAAATAACATCACAACTGAACACTCGGATGCGGCACAAACAACTGAGGATGCAG cAACAAATGGAGGACCAACTAGTAGCAGTGATCTGTTGGACTTAGAACAAGGTGTTGAACCAGCCGAAAATGAAGAGCATCCTGTCGAAGAAGAAGGCAATGAAG GTCATGCAGAAGCAGAAGATGAAATGGATATAGATGAAACAACACCCGGTGCAGTTGGAGATGAATCAGCATACATTGGAGACAACTGCTTATCAACTCCT GATAGTTTGGAGGGAGATCCAGAAGGGGAGGCTGGGGAACAGCAAGAGGAGTCCCCTGACCAGTCTATTAGTTCGGCCATGCCGGTTGAAGGTGATGGTGCACCTATAATTCAAGACG AGGAGTCTAGCACAATGGATGAAgacatgggtggtggtgaagGAGTAGcaagcagtgatgatgttaatGACATAAGCAGTGCAGCTCAAGATGTTCTCAGTACTGGTAttag CTCAAGTACAACAGAGGGTGGCGCAGATATATCAAGCAGTGGTCAAGGAGAAGCAGCATTAATTTCGTCCACTGCTAATGGACCCGCTGTGCTGCATTCCTTCTCTGTTCTGCCACAGCATCCAACCAATGA ttttagCGACGCGGACACTTCAGAAATGGAAGGTGCGGCTGATACTATGCCATCAGTGAGCGAGTCAATGCCATTATTGACTATGACTGCAAATGGATCTGCTTTGCTGTCACCTAATCTTTTACAag GCATGTACGCAGGCGAGGAGGGTgccggcggcggcggcgtgTCCTCGTCGGTGTCGGAGCGCGGCGCGGAGGGCGAGGCGGGCGGCGGCGACGGCGCGGTCAGCAGCTCCGGCGCGGCCAACGGCGCGCCGCCCATCCCGCCCGCCGACGCGGCGCACGCGCTTGCCACGCTCGCCAGCGCCGCGCTGCATCACCATCAGGAACAG CCAGAGCAGGAGGAACAGAAACAAAATGATGAAGATACATGGTACACTGTTGGAATTGTCAAAGGCACCACATTCACA GTACACAATTACATATCAGATCCAAACATTGATCTATCGAATCTCTCATTGGACAGTATACCAGACTTGAGTGATTTGGCAACAACACCCTTGGAGCATGGTACGGCCTACAAGTTTAGAATTGCCGCTATAAATTCATGTGGTAAAGGAGATTTCAGTGAg GAAGCAGCATTCAAAACCTGCCTGCCAGGCTTCCCCGGTGCACCGTCAGCGATCAAGATCTCCAAGTCCGTGGAGGGTGCGCACCTCTCGTGGGAGCCGCCGCAAGTCGCCGCGGAGGGCATATTTGAGTACTCCGTGTATCTTGCAGTGCGCTCTAATACACAGCAAAAG GAGGCGTCCAAGTCGCAGCTGGCGTTCGTGCGCGTGTACTGCGGCAAGGCGAACACGTGCGTGGTGCCGCAGTCGTCGCTGGGCGCCGCGCACGTCGACTCCTCCACCAAGCCGGCGATCATCTTCCGCATCGCCGCGCGCAACGAGAAGGGCTACGGGCCCGCCACGCAAGTCAGGTGGCTGCAGG ATATAAAATCGACAGGCGTAAAGCGAGCGGGCGACAGTCGATTACCGGGCGCTTCACCATCAAAGCAACCAAAACAGTTACTGCACTAA
- the LOC119830317 gene encoding host cell factor-like isoform X1 has translation MESESVLHGDVSDGAEMSPLVENQPETIGEIAENNITTEHSDAAQTTEDAATNGGPTSSSDLLDLEQGVEPAENEEHPVEEEGNEGHAEAEDEMDIDETTPGAVGDESAYIGDNCLSTPAATEDNSPQEENQLDTILKQDSLEGDPEGEAGEQQEESPDQSISSAMPVEGDGAPIIQDEESSTMDEDMGGGEGVASSDDVNDISSAAQDVLSTGISSSTTEGGADISSSGQGEAALISSTANGPAVLHSFSVLPQHPTNDFSDADTSEMEGAADTMPSVSESMPLLTMTANGSALLSPNLLQGMYAGEEGAGGGGVSSSVSERGAEGEAGGGDGAVSSSGAANGAPPIPPADAAHALATLASAALHHHQEQPEQEEQKQNDEDTWYTVGIVKGTTFTVHNYISDPNIDLSNLSLDSIPDLSDLATTPLEHGTAYKFRIAAINSCGKGDFSEEAAFKTCLPGFPGAPSAIKISKSVEGAHLSWEPPQVAAEGIFEYSVYLAVRSNTQQKEASKSQLAFVRVYCGKANTCVVPQSSLGAAHVDSSTKPAIIFRIAARNEKGYGPATQVRWLQDIKSTGVKRAGDSRLPGASPSKQPKQLLH, from the exons atggagTCAGAATCAGTGCTACATGGTGATGTTTCTGATGGCGCGGAAATGTCTCCTTTGGTTGAAAATCAACCAGAAACAATTGGAGAGATTGCTGAAAATAACATCACAACTGAACACTCGGATGCGGCACAAACAACTGAGGATGCAG cAACAAATGGAGGACCAACTAGTAGCAGTGATCTGTTGGACTTAGAACAAGGTGTTGAACCAGCCGAAAATGAAGAGCATCCTGTCGAAGAAGAAGGCAATGAAG GTCATGCAGAAGCAGAAGATGAAATGGATATAGATGAAACAACACCCGGTGCAGTTGGAGATGAATCAGCATACATTGGAGACAACTGCTTATCAACTCCT GCTGCGACAGAAGACAATTCCCCTCAAGAAGAAAATCAGTTGGATACAATTTTGAAACAGGATAGTTTGGAGGGAGATCCAGAAGGGGAGGCTGGGGAACAGCAAGAGGAGTCCCCTGACCAGTCTATTAGTTCGGCCATGCCGGTTGAAGGTGATGGTGCACCTATAATTCAAGACG AGGAGTCTAGCACAATGGATGAAgacatgggtggtggtgaagGAGTAGcaagcagtgatgatgttaatGACATAAGCAGTGCAGCTCAAGATGTTCTCAGTACTGGTAttag CTCAAGTACAACAGAGGGTGGCGCAGATATATCAAGCAGTGGTCAAGGAGAAGCAGCATTAATTTCGTCCACTGCTAATGGACCCGCTGTGCTGCATTCCTTCTCTGTTCTGCCACAGCATCCAACCAATGA ttttagCGACGCGGACACTTCAGAAATGGAAGGTGCGGCTGATACTATGCCATCAGTGAGCGAGTCAATGCCATTATTGACTATGACTGCAAATGGATCTGCTTTGCTGTCACCTAATCTTTTACAag GCATGTACGCAGGCGAGGAGGGTgccggcggcggcggcgtgTCCTCGTCGGTGTCGGAGCGCGGCGCGGAGGGCGAGGCGGGCGGCGGCGACGGCGCGGTCAGCAGCTCCGGCGCGGCCAACGGCGCGCCGCCCATCCCGCCCGCCGACGCGGCGCACGCGCTTGCCACGCTCGCCAGCGCCGCGCTGCATCACCATCAGGAACAG CCAGAGCAGGAGGAACAGAAACAAAATGATGAAGATACATGGTACACTGTTGGAATTGTCAAAGGCACCACATTCACA GTACACAATTACATATCAGATCCAAACATTGATCTATCGAATCTCTCATTGGACAGTATACCAGACTTGAGTGATTTGGCAACAACACCCTTGGAGCATGGTACGGCCTACAAGTTTAGAATTGCCGCTATAAATTCATGTGGTAAAGGAGATTTCAGTGAg GAAGCAGCATTCAAAACCTGCCTGCCAGGCTTCCCCGGTGCACCGTCAGCGATCAAGATCTCCAAGTCCGTGGAGGGTGCGCACCTCTCGTGGGAGCCGCCGCAAGTCGCCGCGGAGGGCATATTTGAGTACTCCGTGTATCTTGCAGTGCGCTCTAATACACAGCAAAAG GAGGCGTCCAAGTCGCAGCTGGCGTTCGTGCGCGTGTACTGCGGCAAGGCGAACACGTGCGTGGTGCCGCAGTCGTCGCTGGGCGCCGCGCACGTCGACTCCTCCACCAAGCCGGCGATCATCTTCCGCATCGCCGCGCGCAACGAGAAGGGCTACGGGCCCGCCACGCAAGTCAGGTGGCTGCAGG ATATAAAATCGACAGGCGTAAAGCGAGCGGGCGACAGTCGATTACCGGGCGCTTCACCATCAAAGCAACCAAAACAGTTACTGCACTAA